The Flavobacterium jumunjinense genome includes a region encoding these proteins:
- a CDS encoding TolC family protein: protein MITKRILVFLLFVGVNIFAQEKKWTLQECVNYAIENNISVKSSELDLKNNQITKKDAIGNFLPSINGSASHSWNIGLNQNITTGLLENQTTQFTSAGVNVGIDIFKGLQNQNQLRKANLSLIASQYQLVKMQEDIALNVSNAYLQILFNKENVKVQEQQLIYNKSQLKRSEELVEAGVVPQGDLLDIKATVAGDNQRLIAAQNALLISRLSLAQLLRIEDFQTFDISDENIDVFESQVMSEDVKTIIAKAKESRTELKIAQTNLDISKKDISIARGAYLPTLTGFYSFSTRASYSDRIIGLQTDGTPILAGPLPTFDQFDNNKGQNFGLQLNIPIFNGFAARNNVQRAKVSYERAQLNYDQEELDLERNVFTAYTDTKAAKESYDAAISTAEARTLSFKYAKDRYEVGLMNVFDFNQAQTLLVNAQSEVLRTKYDYIFRTKILEFYFGIPLIQNQ from the coding sequence ATGATAACTAAAAGAATACTCGTATTTCTCTTATTTGTTGGAGTGAATATTTTTGCACAAGAAAAAAAATGGACTTTGCAAGAATGTGTAAACTATGCTATAGAGAATAACATTTCGGTTAAATCTTCAGAATTAGATTTAAAAAACAATCAGATTACTAAAAAAGATGCAATAGGTAATTTTTTACCAAGTATCAATGGTTCGGCTTCTCATTCATGGAATATTGGTTTGAATCAAAACATTACAACTGGTTTGTTAGAAAACCAGACAACGCAGTTTACTTCTGCAGGTGTTAATGTTGGAATTGATATCTTTAAGGGATTGCAAAATCAAAACCAATTGCGTAAAGCGAATTTAAGTTTGATTGCTTCTCAGTATCAATTAGTAAAAATGCAAGAAGATATTGCACTAAATGTTTCTAATGCTTATTTGCAAATTCTTTTTAATAAAGAAAATGTAAAAGTTCAAGAGCAACAACTAATCTATAATAAATCGCAATTAAAGCGATCTGAAGAGTTAGTTGAAGCAGGTGTAGTTCCACAAGGAGATTTGTTAGATATTAAAGCGACTGTTGCAGGAGATAATCAAAGATTAATAGCCGCTCAAAATGCATTGTTAATTTCGAGATTGAGTTTGGCTCAGTTGTTAAGGATTGAAGATTTTCAAACTTTCGATATTTCAGATGAAAATATAGACGTTTTTGAAAGTCAAGTTATGTCTGAAGATGTAAAAACAATAATTGCTAAAGCAAAAGAAAGTAGAACAGAGCTTAAAATTGCTCAAACTAATTTAGATATTTCAAAGAAAGACATCTCGATAGCTAGGGGGGCATATTTGCCAACATTGACTGGTTTCTATAGCTTTAGTACTAGAGCTTCTTATTCGGATAGAATAATAGGGTTACAAACGGATGGTACTCCTATTTTAGCAGGACCACTTCCAACATTTGATCAGTTTGATAATAACAAAGGTCAGAATTTTGGATTGCAATTGAATATTCCAATTTTTAATGGCTTTGCCGCTCGAAATAATGTACAGAGAGCAAAAGTTTCATATGAAAGGGCACAATTAAATTATGACCAAGAAGAATTAGATTTAGAGCGAAATGTTTTCACAGCCTATACCGATACTAAAGCAGCAAAAGAAAGTTATGATGCGGCAATAAGTACAGCAGAAGCAAGAACATTATCATTCAAATATGCAAAAGATAGATATGAAGTTGGTTTAATGAATGTTTTCGATTTCAATCAAGCGCAAACCTTACTTGTAAATGCACAATCGGAAGTGTTAAGAACCAAATATGATTACATTTTTAGAACAAAAATTTTAGAGTTTTATTTCGGAATACCATTAATTCAAAATCAATAG
- a CDS encoding efflux RND transporter periplasmic adaptor subunit: MSKKSIYILLAVVIGVIITLFALKKAGVVGNNDDSKKVEAEKVSQMTIVETVSATGKIQPEVEVKISSEVSGEIIQLPIKEGQQVKKGDLLVKINPDIYVSGVNRTAASLSTTKAGLSQAEAQVKEAKGNYDRNKKLFDKGVISKAEWDKAVSSYEVAVASKESAYFNVQSASATLTEARDNLGRTTIYAPADGTISLLSVELGERVLGTQQMAGTEILRVANLNNMEVEVDVNENDIVKVTVGDSAKIEVDAYLKKEFKGIVTSISNSASSALTADQVTNFKVKVRILKESYEDLLKGKPANYSPFRPGMTATVDIITTKKDKVIGVPISAVVIKEDTTSVKKDIVAELEKEDQQNKGTYKPDQKFECVFVKVGDKAKLRVVKTGIQDDSNIEIISGLKPGEEIITGPYLMVSKELVSNDKVKIESEEDKKDKKKK; encoded by the coding sequence ATGTCAAAAAAGTCGATATATATATTATTAGCAGTTGTAATCGGAGTAATTATAACATTATTTGCTTTGAAAAAAGCAGGAGTAGTAGGGAATAATGATGATAGCAAAAAAGTTGAAGCAGAAAAGGTAAGTCAAATGACTATTGTGGAGACAGTTTCTGCAACAGGGAAAATTCAACCTGAAGTAGAAGTTAAGATTTCTTCGGAAGTGTCAGGAGAAATCATCCAATTGCCAATAAAGGAAGGACAACAAGTGAAAAAAGGAGATTTGTTAGTTAAAATAAATCCAGATATTTATGTTTCTGGAGTAAATAGAACTGCAGCATCTTTGTCAACTACAAAAGCAGGCTTAAGTCAAGCAGAAGCTCAAGTAAAAGAAGCAAAAGGGAATTATGATAGAAACAAAAAACTTTTTGATAAAGGAGTAATTTCAAAAGCAGAGTGGGACAAAGCGGTTTCTAGTTATGAAGTTGCAGTTGCAAGTAAAGAGTCGGCCTATTTTAATGTTCAAAGTGCTTCGGCTACTTTAACAGAAGCTAGAGATAATTTAGGTAGAACAACTATTTATGCACCAGCAGACGGAACAATTTCTTTACTTTCAGTAGAGCTTGGAGAAAGAGTTTTAGGAACACAACAAATGGCTGGAACAGAAATATTGAGAGTTGCCAACTTAAACAATATGGAAGTTGAAGTAGATGTGAATGAGAATGATATTGTAAAAGTTACTGTTGGGGATTCTGCAAAAATTGAAGTAGATGCTTATTTGAAAAAAGAATTTAAAGGAATTGTAACGAGTATTTCGAATTCGGCAAGTTCTGCATTAACAGCAGATCAAGTAACAAACTTTAAGGTGAAAGTAAGAATTTTAAAAGAATCTTATGAAGATTTATTAAAAGGAAAACCAGCTAATTATTCTCCATTTCGCCCAGGAATGACAGCGACTGTAGATATTATTACTACAAAGAAAGACAAAGTAATCGGTGTTCCAATTAGTGCTGTTGTAATAAAAGAAGATACAACTTCGGTTAAAAAAGATATAGTTGCAGAACTAGAGAAAGAAGATCAACAAAACAAAGGAACTTATAAGCCAGATCAAAAATTTGAATGTGTTTTTGTAAAAGTTGGAGACAAAGCAAAATTAAGAGTGGTTAAAACTGGAATTCAAGATGATTCTAATATTGAAATTATATCAGGTTTAAAGCCTGGAGAAGAAATTATTACGGGACCGTATTTGATGGTTTCAAAAGAATTAGTTTCAAACGATAAAGTTAAAATAGAATCGGAAGAAGATAAAAAAGACAAGAAGAAAAAATAA
- the tsaB gene encoding tRNA (adenosine(37)-N6)-threonylcarbamoyltransferase complex dimerization subunit type 1 TsaB, which yields MSILLNIETATKNCSVSIAKEGKTILCKEIAEANFSHAEKLHVFIEEILNETNLTFKDLKAVAVSQGPGSYTGLRIGVSSAKGLCYALGLPLIAIDTLELLARRISIEEGVIIPMIDARRMEAYTSLFDKDYNKIRKTEAEVINEASYEEIKTAIHLVGDGIMKFKEVLTNDKFVYHDEVVFPSANEMSFLSYEKYKKSDFVDVAYFEPYYLKDFVLNR from the coding sequence ATGTCAATACTACTAAATATAGAAACTGCAACAAAAAACTGTTCGGTTTCCATTGCTAAAGAGGGGAAAACAATTTTATGTAAAGAAATTGCCGAAGCTAATTTTTCACATGCAGAAAAACTACATGTTTTTATTGAAGAAATTCTAAACGAAACAAATCTAACTTTTAAAGATCTGAAAGCTGTAGCAGTAAGTCAAGGACCGGGTTCCTACACAGGTTTGCGAATAGGTGTTTCATCTGCAAAAGGTTTGTGTTATGCTTTAGGTTTGCCATTAATAGCGATTGATACTTTAGAGCTTTTAGCGAGAAGAATTTCTATTGAGGAAGGTGTGATTATTCCAATGATTGATGCAAGAAGAATGGAGGCTTATACTTCTCTTTTTGATAAAGACTATAATAAAATAAGAAAAACGGAAGCTGAAGTGATTAATGAAGCCTCTTATGAAGAGATAAAAACAGCTATTCATTTAGTAGGTGATGGAATTATGAAATTTAAAGAAGTATTAACAAATGATAAATTTGTGTATCATGACGAAGTGGTTTTTCCATCAGCTAATGAAATGAGCTTTTTGTCGTATGAAAAGTACAAAAAAAGCGACTTTGTTGATGTCGCTTATTTTGAACCTTATTATTTGAAAGATTTTGTATTAAATAGATAG
- a CDS encoding mechanosensitive ion channel family protein, whose amino-acid sequence MTSEKIQEYSIILKNIIIEYSPKVITAIIILFVGLWITSITTKTLKRILIKREVDITLSNFIGNFIFWTLRILVFITVISNLGVPTSSFVAILGAAGLAVGLALQGSLSNFAGGILIILFKPFKLDDVIEAQGEIGSVKEIQIFNTKLLTGNNQTIYIPNGALSNGVIKNYTQEGTRRVDLMIGVDYNSDLKQVKDVILEVLNNNPLVLKEPAPSVLVWELADSSINLAVRPWTNSENYFAVHSETLENCKTAFDAVGIEIPYPHQVEIQKK is encoded by the coding sequence ATGACAAGTGAAAAAATTCAAGAATATTCAATTATCTTAAAAAACATTATTATTGAATACTCTCCAAAAGTAATTACTGCAATAATTATTCTATTTGTTGGATTATGGATTACAAGCATTACTACCAAAACATTAAAGCGTATTTTAATTAAACGAGAAGTTGATATTACCCTTTCAAATTTTATTGGGAATTTTATTTTCTGGACACTAAGAATCCTTGTTTTTATAACCGTAATATCTAATTTAGGTGTTCCAACATCTTCTTTTGTTGCTATTCTTGGAGCAGCTGGTTTAGCCGTTGGTTTAGCATTACAAGGTTCGCTATCTAATTTTGCAGGAGGAATATTAATAATCCTTTTTAAACCTTTCAAACTAGACGACGTGATTGAAGCACAAGGTGAAATTGGATCGGTTAAAGAAATTCAAATTTTCAACACTAAATTACTAACAGGAAACAATCAAACTATTTATATTCCAAATGGAGCTTTATCTAATGGTGTTATTAAGAATTATACTCAAGAAGGTACTAGAAGAGTAGACTTAATGATTGGAGTAGACTATAATTCTGATTTAAAACAGGTTAAAGATGTAATCTTAGAGGTTTTAAACAACAATCCTTTAGTCTTAAAAGAACCCGCACCTAGTGTCTTAGTTTGGGAATTAGCGGATAGTTCTATTAACTTAGCTGTTAGACCTTGGACAAATTCTGAAAATTATTTTGCAGTTCATAGTGAAACCTTAGAAAACTGTAAAACTGCATTTGATGCTGTTGGTATTGAAATTCCTTACCCACATCAAGTTGAAATACAAAAAAAATAA
- a CDS encoding dodecin family protein, protein MAVLKVIEVLSSSEKSWEDATRKAVTHASKSLKNIRSVYVQDQSAAVKNNEVTEFRVNLKITFEIE, encoded by the coding sequence ATGGCAGTATTAAAAGTTATCGAAGTTTTATCAAGTTCTGAAAAAAGTTGGGAAGATGCAACTAGAAAGGCAGTAACCCACGCTTCAAAATCCTTAAAAAATATCCGTTCTGTTTATGTTCAAGATCAAAGTGCAGCAGTTAAAAACAATGAAGTAACTGAATTTAGGGTTAATTTAAAGATTACTTTTGAAATTGAATAA
- a CDS encoding porin: MITTKRAIVASLLFSTFLFSQEGTIKASKFGKGIFNIVGADSTWSMKFAARMQFLSNSSWEASNNKLINPTQDFLVRRARLKFDGFAYSPKLKYKFELGLSNRDVSGGSQYTGNTPRYIFDAVVMWNFYGNFALWVGQTKLPGNIERVISSGNLQLVDRSLLNSYFNIDRDMGVQLRHHFVLGDEFTIREKIAISQGEGRNITTGNLGGHQYTARIELLPFGEFEKAGDYLGGDIYREPKPKLMLASTYDFNNNAVRTRSNSGTYMINDIGFYKTNIKTLFADAMFKYKGFSFMGEYALRDASNPFAKNSDGTLTGAIVDEGRAYNLQSGYLFKSNYEVAARYTNIKFDKDVTAKGFEKQVTLGLSKYVVGHKLKIQTDVSYLSSEIGNDEVMWRLQFDLHF; encoded by the coding sequence ATGATTACTACAAAAAGAGCGATAGTGGCTTCACTATTGTTCTCTACTTTTTTATTTTCCCAAGAAGGGACAATAAAAGCTTCAAAATTTGGTAAAGGAATATTTAATATCGTTGGTGCTGACAGTACTTGGAGTATGAAATTTGCAGCTAGAATGCAATTTTTGTCTAATTCTAGTTGGGAAGCATCAAACAATAAACTAATTAATCCAACCCAAGATTTCTTAGTTAGAAGGGCTCGATTAAAATTTGACGGTTTTGCTTACTCTCCAAAATTAAAATATAAATTTGAATTAGGATTATCTAATAGAGATGTTTCTGGAGGTTCTCAATATACTGGGAATACACCAAGATATATATTTGATGCTGTTGTAATGTGGAACTTTTACGGGAATTTTGCTTTGTGGGTAGGTCAAACTAAATTGCCTGGAAATATTGAGCGTGTAATTTCATCTGGAAATTTGCAATTAGTAGATAGGTCTTTGTTGAATAGCTATTTTAATATAGATCGTGATATGGGGGTGCAATTAAGGCATCATTTTGTATTAGGGGATGAGTTTACAATTAGAGAAAAAATAGCAATTTCTCAAGGAGAAGGAAGAAATATTACAACAGGTAACCTTGGAGGTCATCAATATACTGCAAGAATCGAGTTGCTCCCTTTTGGAGAATTTGAAAAAGCGGGAGATTATTTAGGTGGAGATATATATAGAGAACCAAAACCAAAATTAATGCTTGCTAGTACATATGATTTTAATAATAATGCTGTAAGAACAAGAAGTAATTCGGGTACATATATGATTAATGATATTGGTTTTTATAAAACTAATATTAAAACCCTTTTTGCAGACGCAATGTTTAAATACAAAGGTTTTTCTTTTATGGGAGAATATGCGCTTAGAGATGCATCTAATCCTTTTGCTAAAAATAGCGATGGAACTTTAACTGGAGCAATTGTTGACGAGGGAAGAGCGTATAATTTACAGTCAGGTTACTTGTTTAAAAGTAATTATGAAGTAGCCGCAAGATATACAAATATAAAATTTGATAAAGATGTAACAGCCAAGGGCTTTGAAAAGCAAGTTACATTAGGTTTGTCCAAATATGTAGTTGGGCATAAATTAAAAATACAAACAGATGTTAGTTACCTGTCTTCGGAAATTGGAAATGATGAAGTAATGTGGAGGCTTCAATTTGATTTACACTTCTAA
- a CDS encoding inorganic phosphate transporter, which produces MEQIYVIMLIALGILAVIDLAVGVSNDAVNFLNSAIGSKAVSLKTILIVASIGIAVGAVFSSGMMEVARKGIFMPGEFYFNEIMIIFMAVMITDILLLDFFNTLGMPTSTTVSVVFELLGAAVVISVIKIMNNNDSLSIIGKYINTQKATDIIVGILLSVVISFTVGAIVQYLSRLLLTFNYEKKAKWVGAVFGGIALAFISYFIIIKGLKGTDFYSSIKPLIKDRTAVVLLISIVFWTLFSYVYIQALKRNIYKLIIIVGTFALALAFAGNDLVNFIGVPIAAWQSYEAWVASGAPANGFAMSVLAEKVDTPTLLLIIAGGVMVITLWLSKKSMNVLETEQNLSRQGDGSEKYSSNIISRAIVRGSVFLSNGFSLVIPKTVQASIDGRFSAIEYKGKRSEQPMFDMVRACVNLVVAAVLISIATSMKLPLSTTYVTFMVAMGTSFADRAWDRESAVYRIAGVLNVIGGWFFTAIAAFIASGIVAYLLYIGEVYAFFGLMILVAVLFYRSNQVHKAKMSEKEEIKKLNREDIVSIHEVINESSDQISKIVGRTNKIYSSIIAGLSIQDLPSLKDNKKAVKKLEKQVDELKSNVYYFIKNLDETSVEASKFYILALGYLQDIVQSISYISQSSHSHINNNHKQLKFNQIRDLKTIELEILELFKDIEDVFNDKNFDNIDRALSERGKVLDTASDLIQKQITRIRTNENSPKNSKLYFGLLLETNDLVKATMNLLELFKEFNEYVKNK; this is translated from the coding sequence ATGGAACAGATTTATGTGATTATGCTAATAGCATTAGGGATTCTGGCAGTTATTGATTTGGCTGTTGGAGTTAGTAATGATGCAGTAAATTTTTTAAATTCCGCAATAGGATCAAAAGCGGTTTCTCTCAAGACAATACTTATTGTTGCGAGTATTGGTATTGCAGTTGGTGCAGTGTTTTCTAGTGGAATGATGGAAGTGGCTAGGAAAGGTATTTTTATGCCTGGGGAGTTTTATTTTAATGAAATCATGATAATTTTCATGGCGGTAATGATAACAGATATCTTATTGCTCGATTTCTTTAATACATTAGGTATGCCAACTTCAACAACAGTTTCTGTAGTTTTCGAGTTGTTGGGTGCAGCTGTTGTTATTTCGGTAATAAAAATAATGAATAACAACGATTCATTATCTATTATTGGGAAATATATCAATACACAAAAGGCAACTGATATTATTGTTGGAATCTTATTGTCGGTTGTAATATCATTTACAGTTGGTGCGATAGTTCAGTATCTTTCTAGATTATTACTTACTTTCAATTATGAGAAAAAAGCGAAATGGGTAGGAGCTGTTTTTGGAGGAATTGCTCTAGCTTTTATTTCATATTTCATTATAATTAAAGGATTAAAAGGGACTGATTTTTATAGTAGTATTAAACCATTAATTAAAGATAGAACAGCAGTTGTTCTTTTAATTAGTATTGTTTTCTGGACTTTGTTTTCATATGTATATATTCAAGCATTAAAAAGAAATATATATAAGTTAATAATTATTGTAGGTACTTTTGCTTTAGCACTTGCTTTTGCAGGAAATGATTTGGTTAATTTTATTGGTGTGCCAATTGCAGCTTGGCAATCTTACGAAGCTTGGGTAGCTTCAGGAGCTCCTGCGAATGGATTTGCAATGAGTGTTTTAGCAGAAAAAGTAGATACACCAACTTTATTGTTAATAATTGCAGGTGGAGTAATGGTTATTACGCTTTGGCTTTCTAAAAAGTCGATGAATGTTTTAGAAACGGAACAAAACTTATCTCGTCAAGGAGATGGTTCTGAAAAATATTCTTCAAACATTATTTCAAGAGCAATCGTTAGAGGTTCTGTGTTTTTAAGTAATGGTTTTAGTCTTGTTATACCAAAAACAGTTCAAGCTTCAATTGATGGAAGGTTCTCTGCAATAGAATATAAAGGAAAAAGAAGTGAACAACCAATGTTCGATATGGTTAGAGCTTGTGTTAACTTGGTAGTTGCTGCTGTGTTGATATCAATTGCAACTTCTATGAAATTGCCTTTATCTACAACCTATGTTACTTTTATGGTTGCAATGGGAACTTCTTTTGCAGATAGAGCTTGGGATAGAGAAAGTGCTGTCTATAGAATTGCAGGAGTTTTAAATGTTATTGGTGGATGGTTTTTTACTGCAATTGCAGCATTTATAGCATCAGGAATTGTAGCATACCTATTATATATTGGTGAAGTTTATGCTTTTTTCGGTTTAATGATTTTAGTAGCTGTTTTATTCTATAGAAGTAATCAGGTGCATAAAGCTAAGATGAGTGAAAAAGAGGAAATTAAAAAATTAAATAGAGAAGATATTGTTAGTATTCATGAAGTAATCAATGAAAGTTCAGATCAAATTTCTAAGATTGTTGGAAGAACTAATAAAATTTATAGTAGTATTATAGCTGGATTGAGTATTCAAGATTTACCATCTTTAAAAGATAACAAGAAAGCAGTTAAGAAATTAGAAAAGCAAGTTGATGAATTGAAGAGTAATGTTTATTACTTTATCAAAAACTTAGATGAAACTTCTGTTGAAGCAAGTAAGTTCTATATTTTAGCATTAGGTTATCTTCAAGATATTGTTCAGTCAATAAGCTACATCTCTCAAAGTAGTCATTCACATATAAATAATAATCATAAGCAATTAAAATTCAATCAGATTAGAGATCTAAAAACAATTGAATTAGAAATATTAGAATTGTTTAAAGATATTGAGGATGTTTTTAATGATAAAAACTTCGATAATATAGATAGAGCATTATCAGAGAGAGGTAAGGTTTTAGATACTGCTTCAGATTTAATTCAGAAACAGATCACAAGAATAAGAACAAATGAAAATAGTCCGAAAAACAGCAAGTTATATTTTGGATTATTATTAGAGACAAATGATTTAGTTAAAGCTACAATGAATCTTTTAGAGTTGTTCAAGGAGTTTAACGAATATGTGAAAAATAAGTAA
- a CDS encoding inorganic phosphate transporter, producing MEQVYVIMLVALAILAIIDLMVGVSNDAVNFLNSAIGSKAVSFKTIMIVASVGVAVGALYSNGMMEVARSGIFTPRMFSFNDVIMIFLAVMITDVLLLDIFNTLGLPTSTTVSIIFSLLGASVFIAIMKIYAIDGDFSSLGGYINTKKASEIIYSILLSVALSFALGALVQYISRLMFTFHIEKRYRFFGAIFGGFALTAISFFILIKGLKSVTFISSDVKDYIKGNQLLIIGYCFIFWTIASQIIMSVIKFNIFKLIIIVGTFGLALAFAGNDLVNFIGVPIAAFQSYEMFTEVGQTLGAKEFMMSGLEGENIPAPFIFLALAGGIMVYTLWTSKKARNVIETEQNLSRQGEGSEKYNSNTLSRYIVRGAMYLGKGINFILPKRIQSSIDNQFVQPEYNGKRGEQPMFDMVRASVNLIVAAVLISIGTSLKLPLSTTYVTFMVAMGSSFADRAWDRESAVYRIAGVLNVIGGWFFTAIAAFLVSGIIAYILYIGEVFAFFAFMIIVALFFYRSNLAHKKKIKEAEVVNDLNREDIVTIHEVINESSDQIAKIVGKTNTIYSEIISGLSLQDLPTLKENKKVVKKLEKQVDELKSNVYYFIKNLDETSVEASKFYILTLGYLQDIVQSISYISQSSYSHINNNHKQLKFNQIKDLKTIELEIIGLFKDIENIFNAKDFSNLDKALSERSKVLETTSDLIQKQITRIRTIENSPKNSKLYFGLLLETNDLVTATMQLLELFKEFSLYVEEKK from the coding sequence ATGGAACAAGTTTATGTTATTATGCTAGTTGCATTAGCTATTTTAGCCATTATAGATTTAATGGTTGGAGTAAGTAATGATGCGGTTAACTTTTTGAATTCTGCAATAGGTTCAAAAGCGGTTTCTTTTAAAACTATCATGATAGTTGCAAGTGTTGGTGTTGCGGTGGGTGCATTATATTCTAATGGAATGATGGAAGTGGCTCGTAGTGGAATTTTTACTCCAAGGATGTTTAGTTTTAACGATGTTATAATGATTTTCCTTGCTGTAATGATTACTGATGTTTTGCTGTTGGATATTTTTAATACGCTTGGTTTGCCTACATCTACAACTGTTTCTATTATTTTCTCTTTGCTAGGAGCTTCAGTTTTTATAGCAATTATGAAAATTTATGCAATTGATGGAGATTTTAGTTCTTTGGGAGGGTATATAAATACGAAAAAGGCTTCAGAAATTATCTACAGTATATTACTTTCAGTTGCACTTTCTTTTGCATTAGGGGCTTTAGTTCAATATATCTCTCGTTTAATGTTTACTTTTCATATAGAGAAGAGATATCGTTTTTTTGGAGCAATTTTCGGAGGATTTGCATTAACAGCTATTTCATTTTTTATTCTAATTAAAGGATTGAAATCAGTAACTTTTATCTCAAGTGATGTAAAAGATTATATAAAAGGAAATCAATTATTAATTATTGGTTATTGTTTCATTTTTTGGACAATTGCTTCTCAAATAATAATGAGTGTAATAAAGTTTAATATATTTAAATTAATCATAATTGTAGGAACTTTTGGATTAGCATTAGCTTTTGCAGGAAACGATTTAGTGAACTTTATAGGTGTGCCAATTGCAGCTTTCCAATCTTATGAAATGTTTACAGAAGTTGGGCAAACTTTAGGAGCAAAAGAGTTTATGATGTCTGGCTTGGAAGGTGAAAATATTCCTGCTCCATTTATATTTTTAGCATTAGCCGGTGGTATTATGGTTTATACACTTTGGACATCTAAGAAAGCCAGAAATGTAATTGAAACAGAGCAAAATCTGTCTAGACAAGGAGAAGGTTCAGAAAAATATAATTCGAATACCTTGTCAAGGTATATTGTTAGAGGGGCTATGTATTTAGGTAAAGGAATTAATTTTATATTACCAAAAAGAATACAGTCGTCAATAGATAATCAATTTGTTCAGCCAGAATATAATGGAAAAAGAGGTGAACAACCCATGTTTGATATGGTTAGAGCTTCTGTTAACTTGATAGTAGCAGCTGTACTTATCTCTATTGGTACATCATTGAAATTGCCTTTATCTACAACCTATGTAACTTTCATGGTAGCAATGGGATCATCTTTTGCCGATAGAGCATGGGATAGAGAAAGTGCTGTGTATAGAATAGCTGGTGTTTTAAATGTAATTGGAGGATGGTTTTTTACAGCAATTGCTGCGTTTTTAGTCTCTGGTATAATCGCATATATTTTATACATTGGAGAAGTTTTTGCATTTTTTGCATTCATGATCATTGTAGCATTGTTCTTTTACAGAAGTAATTTAGCACATAAGAAAAAAATTAAAGAAGCTGAGGTTGTAAACGATTTAAATAGAGAAGATATCGTAACAATACATGAGGTAATTAATGAAAGTTCAGATCAAATTGCAAAGATTGTTGGAAAAACAAATACTATTTATAGTGAGATTATTTCAGGACTAAGTTTGCAAGACTTACCAACTCTGAAAGAGAATAAGAAAGTAGTTAAGAAACTAGAAAAACAAGTTGATGAACTTAAAAGTAATGTATATTATTTTATTAAAAATTTAGATGAAACTTCGGTTGAAGCAAGTAAATTTTATATACTAACATTAGGGTATTTACAAGATATTGTTCAGTCTATTAGCTATATTTCACAAAGTAGTTATTCTCATATTAATAATAATCACAAGCAATTAAAGTTTAATCAAATTAAAGATCTGAAAACAATTGAATTAGAGATAATAGGATTGTTTAAAGATATAGAGAATATTTTTAATGCTAAAGATTTCAGTAATTTGGACAAAGCATTGTCAGAAAGAAGTAAGGTTCTAGAAACAACTTCCGATTTAATTCAAAAACAAATAACAAGAATTAGAACGATAGAGAATAGCCCGAAAAACAGTAAATTGTATTTTGGATTATTATTAGAGACGAACGATTTAGTAACTGCAACGATGCAGTTATTAGAATTATTTAAAGAGTTTAGTCTTTATGTTGAAGAGAAAAAATAA